From Desulfurobacteriaceae bacterium, one genomic window encodes:
- a CDS encoding segregation/condensation protein A, translating into MIPKDDDEDPRKKIVQIIEEYLKSKKAAKVLEELEDRALRFFTNDPSDLIFQFQDKIKIANTVYDLKLAFENVLRKSFKPKIKIGINISSDAFKVSEKMAEIKESLKGKYLLPLSDFIKKSSCKLEAITYFLAVLELSKLGEVSTFTDGEEVFITPVFKLSVSSP; encoded by the coding sequence TTGATACCAAAAGACGATGATGAAGACCCGAGAAAGAAAATAGTTCAGATAATAGAGGAGTACCTAAAGTCCAAAAAAGCAGCCAAAGTTTTAGAAGAACTGGAAGATAGAGCTTTAAGATTTTTCACTAACGATCCTTCCGATCTAATCTTTCAGTTTCAGGACAAGATAAAAATAGCCAATACTGTTTATGACTTAAAACTTGCTTTTGAAAATGTTTTAAGAAAGTCCTTTAAGCCAAAAATAAAGATAGGGATAAACATTTCAAGCGATGCTTTTAAAGTATCTGAAAAGATGGCTGAAATTAAAGAGTCGTTAAAAGGAAAGTATCTTCTTCCTCTTTCCGACTTTATTAAAAAGAGTTCCTGCAAACTTGAAGCAATTACCTACTTTTTGGCAGTTCTTGAACTTTCAAAACTTGGAGAAGTTTCAACTTTTACCGATGGAGAAGAGGTTTTTATCACTCCAGTGTTTAAGTTATCGGT
- a CDS encoding peroxide stress protein YaaA, producing the protein MIPEYKLKQGEAVGEIKTEKFYNEHSAHLMEEYLKDEEILDLRAGFYDKFYKPTKPYTTLKFIKDG; encoded by the coding sequence TTGATTCCAGAATATAAACTTAAACAAGGAGAAGCGGTAGGAGAGATTAAAACCGAAAAGTTTTATAATGAACACTCTGCACACCTCATGGAAGAGTATCTCAAAGATGAGGAAATACTGGACTTACGTGCTGGCTTTTACGACAAGTTCTACAAACCTACTAAACCCTACACGACACTCAAGTTCATCAAAGATGGA